The window TCTGCTGGAATTAGAAATTAGTTTACTTGCAGCTACTTGATTTGTAATACCGATTTGGTCTGATAGTTTTCATTGGTTTATCAATAATTCCGATAGTTCGTCAAAATTTCTTATGGGGAAGATGATATGggcttttttttcaattgggaTCAAGGATGTATAGCTATTTTGTTTGATAATGTGGAGAAATTTGTTGTTGAGGATTGTACAGTTATATTCTACCTTGAATTTCTGGAACTATGTTTGATGTTTTCTGCGTgaagttttgaaattatttgtATGATTTTCTGGTTTGGTGATCATTTGGGTTGCGCATCTAGAACAGAAAATGTATATGGGTTGCGCATCTACTTCATCTGACATAGTATTAGTTTATTGAGTTGTGACTAAGAAtaactttgttttgttttttcatcCGGGTTTTCACTCAGTATTTGTAGTATACTTATTATATTCACACCTGGATCTACAGGTAGCGTGGGTGGAAAGAGTTACTGGGAGAGTTTGTGTGTCTATATCGGCCAAGGCTATGGCAATTACGGGTATTGAGGACCGGAGATATTGGAGTTGGGTTCCAACAGAAGAATCTAGGTTAGTATCGATGATTTTGGTTGCATGAAATTGGATACTCTCTTCTTCTGGATACAATGTTGCTATTTTGTGGCATGAAGTTGGTgctgttttcaaatattattgttTCCACGAACTCTTGTTTAATCTCGATGCGCTTGAACTCAAAGTTGTGTCTGTGTTCCGTCTTTCAATGATGAGTGGTCGTCGACGTTGATAATTGCGGCAAAACTTTATAGGAAACGAGTTTTCATGAATTTGACTTTATTACTGGTCCCATTTGTGAGAAGTATAAACAGTGTTGTTGGGTCATCTCTTCATAGCTCAAAGTCTTAGGACCATCAAGATACACAGGTTAAAACCTTTGGTGCTCAAAACCCTTTAGATTTCAATGAGGTTTTCTTGGGTGATCATTGTTGTTTGTTGTCCGACCAAGACTAATGTGCCTGTGTACGCCTTTAATAGTAATAGTCATGGTCCTATATTACCAAATTTCTGGCTTATACATCAGGGAGTGGGTTTAGGTATAAATGCATTCTTGAGTCATGTCCTATGAAATCGGCCCTTTTGGTAGAATTGGTTCACAAGTGAATTCAATGGGATTTGTGAAAGTTGtttgattgaaaaaaataaaaaaatgttgctCATATCGACATGTTGCTGCAGGAACTTCTGTTTTCACTGTCATCGTTATTCTTGTTTAGTCTGCTTTGGACATTCATTATATTTGTCAGAAGCATGGGGTCTGAAACATGTCCTGTGCTTCAGCTTGAGTGATGCTGTtagtgtttaaaatttaaatcaatgtGGTTCAGAGTGGTGCACTTGCCTATCATGTTGGATTCAAACCAATTTGGCTCTAAGACTTGGTGTACTCGATTGATCTTTGCTGCATTTTTAATTTGCTAATAATCGCAGAAACATAAGTAAATccaattccaaataaaaaaatgaaaaagaaacatAAGTAAATCAAATGTTGAAAGCAGAAGTTGCTCACTTTGCTGGACAACACATAATAAATTGCCAGAACAGAGACAGTTTAATATGCGATCTGATTGAAGTAATTGGTCCAGGAAAAACCTCAAACATATTCATGCAACTTTCTTTCAGTTATACTTTTGTAAAGGTTATTTGCAATTCAATTTTTCTTAGTTATAACTGCGTTTACACTCCAATGTTTCCTTTTTGTGCAAAACAATCCAATGTTGCATTTTTTGGGGGCAAAACACTTCAATGTTGCTTACCTCTGCTAAAATTTGTAATATcccattttgaaaatttgttttctcATAGTGAATTGCAACAGATGTGCTTCACGATAAACATTATGGCCCCAAACTATACTATCATTTGATTTAACCATCTTGCTTTTGTTTCGTTATATTTCAATTGGATTCGAATGGAActgattttaaatttgattcCTATTGTTTCTTGTGCTGATACTTTTTGCAGATTTAATGTCATAGCCTATTTGCAGCAAGTATGGTGGTTTGAAGTAGACGGGACAGTAAAATTCCCTCTCCCACCAGATATATACACTTTGTCATTTAGAATTCACCTCGGAAGATTCTCCAAAAGGCTTGGACGCCGTGTTTCCTATTTTGATCAAACTCATGGTTGGGATATCAAACCTGTGCAGTTCGAACTAACTACTTCAGATGGGCAGCAAGCATCGAGCGAATCCTTGTTAGACGATATAGGAAATGATGACCCTTGTGGAAATCATAAACGGGGTTCTTGGATAGAGTACAAGGTAGGTGAATTTATAGTCGGCGAATCAGATCCGCCTACAGAAGTTAAATTCTCAATGAAACAGATTGATTGCACTCATTCCAAAGGAGGACTTTGTGTTGATTCGGTATCGATAATTCCCAGCGAGTTGAAAGGCCGTAGGAAAACAGGCTTTTTGAAGTAAAGGCTACGATGCATATATGTATTATGTAGTTATGTGGCGGGTTATTTTTTCGGGTTTGTCATAGGTGTTAGCTTCTGAAGATCATTTAAACTTGGAGGATGTCATCTAAATCTTTTTGCTAGGTATGTGTCCTCTGTCCTTGTAATTTTTGTGCGTTTGTAATTGATGTAGTTTTGTTCACTTTTGCTTGTACCTAAGATTATATCCTAAACTTCGATTTTTTGACATTATGATAGAaattttacttctttttttaaatactgAAAAGTAGCATTCTAAATTGGTCATTTTATTTGTTTGGGGGTGATATGAAAGAATCAATACTAGGTGCTAAAGTAATAGAAAACCTTAAAGTTGAGGATCCATGTCGATGTTTTCTTGAATGaagggtgtcaattcgggtggggTGGATCGGGTTGATAAAtagtattattcaaaaattgctcaatcCGAACTCAACTCGAACACGAGTCAACCTGAAAactctcaacccgaacccgaa of the Primulina huaijiensis isolate GDHJ02 chromosome 1, ASM1229523v2, whole genome shotgun sequence genome contains:
- the LOC140985867 gene encoding F-box protein PP2-A15-like, whose protein sequence is MGSSLSNLTENGSGNGVPGLGDIPESCVACVFLYLTPPEICNLARLNRAFRGAASSDAVWESKLPSNYHDLLHLLSNPEVYRGLSKKDIFALLSRPLPFDDGHKVAWVERVTGRVCVSISAKAMAITGIEDRRYWSWVPTEESRFNVIAYLQQVWWFEVDGTVKFPLPPDIYTLSFRIHLGRFSKRLGRRVSYFDQTHGWDIKPVQFELTTSDGQQASSESLLDDIGNDDPCGNHKRGSWIEYKVGEFIVGESDPPTEVKFSMKQIDCTHSKGGLCVDSVSIIPSELKGRRKTGFLK